One window from the genome of Garra rufa chromosome 1, GarRuf1.0, whole genome shotgun sequence encodes:
- the LOC141343899 gene encoding vasorin-like yields MKLFLPLLLHLLFYQHLWSSALANTCPKDCACQAQDSIFCFSRKDTKMPSEVPTTTKNLYVFKNGIESLSQEDFLELENLEMLDLSQNKLTELPDHVFEPLSSLHNLDLSANQIVHISKDSFAGLEHLERLYLYSNLIESIHPAAFDGLQQLLELKLQGNKLTIMPVLKMPHLLLLDLRFNSIPSPGPNDLQTPKLESLKLGGLGLTSLNEELLVSFKNLHELDISNNQLTTFPGVLREANGLVTLSLAGNPMGQMKWEDLEKLSELQELDISNLSLQGLPETLSQLFPHLQRLTVAENPFNCLCNLAWFPTWLRSKQIQLGRTEETRCHFPPLNSGKVLERLSHREFGCPITTTVTTRTVKTTVAPQAPLTSLPSTTRAVLPAKPSDNPSTETENELPPPTPSTSIDPDLESPFCPPNICLNGGTCWLDNKGHLECICLPGISGRYCEKEADLPPHEYPTEDPTILDPEITATLVTSSSILLDLHRYIDMRPHIRGVKLTYKNLSGLDKRAKHLNVPATYPEYTFRGLQPNSTYSVCASPLGETGDVDRVCIETQTVSQQLTPTGARLEDRKLTTMLIPAVAILLLLVLVAVAVGVACYMHKKKSKGHLDLECDPSQLELEGLDNGALPQKQEIISCPSTTQNGSLDFEVPLMQDLCNANNNMNSLKPSYF; encoded by the coding sequence ATGAAGCTCTTCCTCCCTCTACTGCTGCATCTCCTCTTCTATCAACACTTGTGGTCCTCGGCATTGGCCAACACCTGTCCGAAGGATTGCGCATGCCAAGCCCAAGACTCCATATTCTGCTTTAGCCGCAAAGACACTAAAATGCCCAGTGAAGTACCAACGACAACTAAGAATCTCTACGTGTTCAAGAATGGCATTGAGTCCCTTTCCCAAGAGGACTTTCTTGAGTTGGAAAACCTGGAGATGCTGGACCTAAGCCAGAACAAGTTGACCGAACTGCCAGATCATGTGTTTGAACCCTTGTCCTCTCTCCACAACCTGGACCTGTCAGCGAACCAGATCGTCCACATATCTAAGGACAGCTTTGCTGGACTGGAACATCTGGAGAGGCTGTATCTCTACAGCAACCTCATAGAGAGCATCCATCCTGCTGCTTTTGATGGCCTACAACAGCTGCTGGAGCTCAAGCTGCAAGGAAACAAACTGACCATAATGCCTGTCCTGAAAATGCCCCATCTGCTTCTGCTCGACCTTCGGTTTAACAGCATCCCATCGCCAGGGCCAAACGACCTCCAGACACCTAAGCTGGAGTCACTGAAACTGGGTGGGCTAGGGCTTACCAGCCTAAACGAGGAGCTCTTGGTAAGCTTCAAGAATCTCCATGAGCTCGACATCTCCAATAACCAATTAACAACTTTTCCAGGAGTACTGCGGGAGGCAAACGGCTTGGTCACTCTGAGCTTGGCTGGGAATCCCATGGGACAGATGAAATGGGAAGACTTAGAGAAACTCTCAGAGCTTCAGGAGCTTGATATCAGCAATCTAAGCTTGCAAGGGTTGCCGGAGACCTTGAGCCAGCTCTTTCCACACCTACAAAGACTGACCGTTGCAGAGAACCCTTTCAACTgtctttgcaatctggcctggtTTCCTACTTGGCTGCGAAGCAAGCAAATTCAGTTAGGTAGGACAGAAGAGACACGCTGCCACTTTCCTCCACTTAATTCCGGGAAGGTGCTGGAGCGACTCTCACACCGAGAATTTGGATGTCCGATTACCACAACTGTTACAACTCGGACTGTAAAGACCACTGTGGCACCACAAGCCCCACTCACCAGTTTACCAAGTACCACTCGTGCAGTCCTCCCCGCCAAACCTAGTGATAACCCCTCTACAGAAACCGAGAATGAGCTTCCACCTCCGACCCCAAGCACTAGTATCGACCCTGACCTAGAATCACCCTTCTGCCCGCCCAATATCTGCCTAAATGGAGGAACCTGTTGGCTGGACAACAAAGGACATTTGGAGTGCATTTGCCTACCGGGAATTTCAGGGAGATACTGTGAGAAAGAGGCAGACCTTCCACCTCATGAGTATCCTACAGAGGACCCTACTATCCTGGATCCTGAGATAACAGCAACACTCGTAACAAGCTCCTCAATACTCCTAGACCTTCACCGGTACATTGACATGCGCCCCCACATCCGTGGTGTAAAGTTAACTTACAAGAACCTTTCTGGACTGGATAAGCGTGCCAAGCACCTCAACGTGCCAGCAACTTACCCGGAATACACCTTTCGTGGACTACAGCCAAACTCCACATATTCTGTATGCGCCAGTCCCCTGGGTGAAACTGGGGATGTGGATAGAGTATGCATAGAAACCCAGACGGTCAGCCAGCAGCTAACTCCCACTGGAGCACGACTAGAGGACAGGAAGCTCACTACAATGCTCATCCCCGCAGTTGCCATCCTTCTTCTGCTAGTCCTAGTGGCCGTGGCTGTTGGGGTAGCTTGCTACATGCACAAAAAGAAATCAAAGGGACACCTGGACTTAGAATGTGATCCGTCGCAGCTGGAGCTGGAGGGTCTGGACAATGGGGCGCTACCCCAAAAGCAAGAGATTATCTCCTGTCCGTCAACAACACAGAACGGTAGCTTGGACTTCGAGGTGCCTCTCATGCAGGATCTTTGTAATGCGAACAACAACATGAACAGTTTGAAACCCTCGTATTTCTGA